TTTGCGCACTTCTTTAATTCGTGCTGTATTTTCTAATTGACCGGTTGCTAATTGAAAACGGAGGTTAAATAATTCTTCTTTTAAGGAATTGATTTTTTCTTCGATCTCAGCAGTGGTCATGTTACGGAACTCTTTAGCTTTCATTAGCATCACCACCTAATTCTTCACGCTTCACGAATTTGGTCTTAATTGGCAGCTTATGAGATGCCAGACGCATAGCTTCGCGAGCCACTTCTTCGGACACACCAGCTAATTCAAATAAGATTTTGCCTGGTTTTACAACTGCAACCCATTTTTCTGGTGAACCTTTACCACTACCCATACGAACTTCGAGAGGTTTTTGGGTAATTGGTTTCGATGGGAAGATCTTAATCCAAACCTTACCACCACGTTTAATATAACGTGTCATCGCAATACGAGCTGCTTCGATTTGTCTGTTGGTTACCCAAGCAGGCTCTAATGCCTGTAATCCGTATTCACCAAATGCAACTTCCGTGCCGCCTTTTGCACGTCCGCGCATTTTGCCACGATGTTCTTTACGATGTTTTACACGTTTTGGCATCAACATATTATCTGCCTCCTTCCTTTACTTCTTTGTTCTTCGTAGGAAGAACTTCACCACGATAAATCCATACTTTTACTCCTAAACGGCCATATGTGGTATGTGCTTCAGCGGTTCCATAATCGATATCTGCACGAAGTGTATGAAGTGGCACAGTACCCTCACTATAGCCTTCACTACGAGCGATTTCGGCACCACCAAGTCGACCGCTAACCATTGTTTTAATTCCTTTTGCACCAGCGCGCATTGTCCGTTGAATTGCCTGCTTCATAGCACGGCGGAAGGAAATACGTCTTTCTAGCTGTTGTGCAATATTTTCTGCAACGAGTTGAGCACTTAGATCAGGATTTTTTACTTCACTAATATTGATGTGAACCTTTTTACCTGTCATTTTGCTTAATTCTTGACGAAGAACTTCGACTTCTGCTCCGCCTTTACCAATGACCATACCTGGCTTTGCTGTATGAATCGTAATATTGACACGATTTGCTGCTCTTTCAATTTCAATGGTAGGAACAGCAGCATCATATAATCTCTTCTTTAGGAATTCACGAATTCGAACATCTTCTAATAGTAGATCTGCATAATCTTTCCCTGCATACCATTTGGATTCCCAATCGCGAATAATACCAATCCTAAGCCCTGTTGGACTAACTTTTTGACCCACTAATTATCCCTCCTTTTTCTCTGTTAATACGACCGTAATGTGACTGGTACGTTTATTAATTCGGCTTGCACGGCCCATAGCACGTGGGCGAAAACGTTTCAATGTTGGCCCTTGATTGGCATAAGCTTCTTTCACAACCAATTTGTCTGGATCCATATTATAGTTATGTTCTGCATTAGCAAGAGCGGATTTTAATACTTTTTCAATGACGGGTGAAGCTGCTTTTGGTGTATGACGTAATATTGCAATCGCTTCTCCAACGTCTTTGCCCCTAATTAAGTCTAATACTAGACTTACTTTTCGAGGAGCAATCCGTACATATCTAGCCACAGCCTTAGCTTGCATCTACTGTACCTCCTCTCAATATCAATTAACGTTTCGTCTTCTTATCATCATCCGCATGCCCTTTATAAGTACGAGTTGGTGCAAATTCACCCAATTTATGACCTACCATATCTTCAGTAATATATACTGGTACATGTTTGCGTCCGTCATAAACAGCAATCGTATGACCAACAAACTCAGGGAAAATGGTAGAACGACGAGACCAAGTTTTGATGACTTTCTTTTCATTTTTTTCGTTTAGCTCAACAACCTTTTTCATTAAATGGTCATCGACAAAAGGCCCTTTTTTCAAACTACGACCCACAAAAAAACCTCCCTTCACGATCAGCCTCTTTAACGTCATTTCATCAATAAAAGTTACAAAATCATATTAGGCATTACGACGACGTACAATATATTTATCAGAAGCTTTATTCTTCTTACGAGTTTTGTAACCCAAGGTTGGTTTACCCCAAGGAGTAACTGGAGATTTACGTCCGATTGGCGCTTTACCTTCACCACCACCATGTGGGTGATCATTTGGATTCATAACAACCCCACGAACAACCGGTCTTTTCCCTAACCAACGACTACGTCCTGCTTTACCGATACGTACGTTTTCGTGATCGAGGTTACCTACTTGACCTATTGTCGCACGGCACTCTTTACGAATCATACGCACTTCTCCAGAACCTAAACGAATAATCGCATAGTCTCCGTCTTTACCTAATAATTGAGCTTCTGCACCAGCTGCACGTACTAATTGACCGCCTTTTCCTGGTTTTAGCTCAATATTATGAATGACAGTACCTACAGGAATATTCTCTAGTGGCAGTGCATTTCCTACTTTAATATCAGATTGGGGTCCTGACTCAATCATATCCCCAACTTTCAAACCGTTTGGTGCTAGAATATATCTTTTCTCACCGTCTACATAATGGATTAAAGCGATATTTGCAGAACGGTTTGGATCATATTCGATCGTAGCAACACGACCTGGTATGCCATCTTTATCGCGTTTAAAGTCAATGATGCGATATTGGCGTTTATGACCGCCACCATGATGACGAACAGTGATTTTCCCTTGATTATTACGGCCAGCCTTTTTAGGTAATGGCGCTAATAATGACT
This Tepidibacillus fermentans DNA region includes the following protein-coding sequences:
- the rpmC gene encoding 50S ribosomal protein L29 gives rise to the protein MKAKEFRNMTTAEIEEKINSLKEELFNLRFQLATGQLENTARIKEVRKAIAKAKTVIRERELGIRQ
- the rplP gene encoding 50S ribosomal protein L16, which translates into the protein MLMPKRVKHRKEHRGKMRGRAKGGTEVAFGEYGLQALEPAWVTNRQIEAARIAMTRYIKRGGKVWIKIFPSKPITQKPLEVRMGSGKGSPEKWVAVVKPGKILFELAGVSEEVAREAMRLASHKLPIKTKFVKREELGGDANES
- the rpsC gene encoding 30S ribosomal protein S3, producing MGQKVSPTGLRIGIIRDWESKWYAGKDYADLLLEDVRIREFLKKRLYDAAVPTIEIERAANRVNITIHTAKPGMVIGKGGAEVEVLRQELSKMTGKKVHINISEVKNPDLSAQLVAENIAQQLERRISFRRAMKQAIQRTMRAGAKGIKTMVSGRLGGAEIARSEGYSEGTVPLHTLRADIDYGTAEAHTTYGRLGVKVWIYRGEVLPTKNKEVKEGGR
- the rplV gene encoding 50S ribosomal protein L22 — its product is MQAKAVARYVRIAPRKVSLVLDLIRGKDVGEAIAILRHTPKAASPVIEKVLKSALANAEHNYNMDPDKLVVKEAYANQGPTLKRFRPRAMGRASRINKRTSHITVVLTEKKEG
- the rpsS gene encoding 30S ribosomal protein S19, producing MGRSLKKGPFVDDHLMKKVVELNEKNEKKVIKTWSRRSTIFPEFVGHTIAVYDGRKHVPVYITEDMVGHKLGEFAPTRTYKGHADDDKKTKR
- the rplB gene encoding 50S ribosomal protein L2 gives rise to the protein MAIKKYKPTSAGRRNMSVSTFEEITTDKPEKSLLAPLPKKAGRNNQGKITVRHHGGGHKRQYRIIDFKRDKDGIPGRVATIEYDPNRSANIALIHYVDGEKRYILAPNGLKVGDMIESGPQSDIKVGNALPLENIPVGTVIHNIELKPGKGGQLVRAAGAEAQLLGKDGDYAIIRLGSGEVRMIRKECRATIGQVGNLDHENVRIGKAGRSRWLGKRPVVRGVVMNPNDHPHGGGEGKAPIGRKSPVTPWGKPTLGYKTRKKNKASDKYIVRRRNA